A stretch of DNA from Homalodisca vitripennis isolate AUS2020 unplaced genomic scaffold, UT_GWSS_2.1 ScUCBcl_2440;HRSCAF=7202, whole genome shotgun sequence:
CACAATGTGTTCTAATTTTATATGGGCTCTATTCGTTATTTTGAGTGTTGTACACCAAATTCTCGTAGcatagctaaaaaaaaaaaaaaaaaaaaaaaaaaaaaaatgtgtattagttTAACAATCCATCTAAACTAGgtttgaggttaagtggtagagaggactttataatcctaacttcgcctctaataaagacaattttcaattcatatttttttcatttcatcctACTAAATAGTTTGTTACAATAGGCAATAACCCTAAAAATTAGAAATTCTTTGTTTAGATACTATATTAATTTTCACTTTCAgaacacaaaaaaatgttataaactgacATAAAAGCTCTCACCAAAAATACCATTATAATATTCTTCCTTAACCTATGGATTTAAAACCTCACGccaaaaaatacgttttattaaaataatctgcTAAACGTGCtctaaatcaatcaataaaaatgttacaatgttcacctttttattttgaattattgtttgcTAACATTTTTAACTAGTCTCTAGCTAAATGATAATAACAGATATGTCTGTTTTGTCAGTTGGTTTTGATTACGATTGTCCATTACAGTTATTGTAagtgttttaagtaaaattagttaattttatcttCAATTTGTCATTGCCTCATGCATTTTGAACCAATGAGCCAATAGTCCAAACCATTAGAACGGAGAGAccaaagttataattaaatagcTGAGATAGAACCAGAACTGCACTCCAGCAATTATTACATTTCTGTCTTTGACAACTGACTGACGATTCAGCTAGAGAgcgctgtctgtctgtctgtcacgAATTCTGATCCTAAATTATATCCGTCTGTTAAAATTGGCAACTGTCTTTTACATTTGGTTGAAAACGATTACTAATTGGTATTAAATTATTCAGCTTCAAAACTCGTACTTTACTACGAACAAGATAAaaagattgtaaaaaatgttcaagaattacTATGTGCGTTCGAAAAGAATCCTTTATATTTTGTCTAGGTAGATAAATAAcggagttttaaattattttatttgaacggCCGCCATAATGGAACGAAATGGTTGCGGCACTTGGCCAAGAGAAACTAAGTAcgtgaaataaaattaagaacacaATGAATATAGTAGAAGTCGATTTCAAGTACAAATACAATTCTGACCAATCCAAAGGAAAAACTAAATCGGATGTGACAATATCTGCTCGATATATTGGTAATTATTGTTGCTCCTATACTTAAATCTCTTTAGGTACCAACAACTTCATCTCTTGTTTTTCGAAGTTCCGGTTATCTTGAAGTTGCTAAACTGTATATACTCTTCAGTTAGTTCGGCATCCTACAATTCCAGTTCATCAATCAGAATCTTCAGAATAATACCTGCTTAACCGTTAAGATTAGAGATGTGTTTGTTCATAAGGGATATATTTATTGCCGTATTGTCACAGGGATGTTAGATATGCTAATGTATCTTACTTAACAATTCATAATTCtgtataaattgatatttattaaacatagatTGATATAAATGCAGATTTCTATTTACTAGCACTAGAGGTGTGACAGTTACATCGTTGACAAATTATGTTTTCTGAATATTTgctaaaatggtttatttttaaattaccggAACTCATATTGCTGTGCGTTTATGTGTCCgtctttattggctgagcgttagcgaatcctatTTTTCGAGGGGCTGGAAAGACTTCATATTTGTCTGCCTGTCTGCACGAGATTTCCAGAAAGTTTTTCATAATTGCATAATCTACATCGAGCTGAGTTATAGTGTATATCACTCGAtaggatgtggctgagcgttggcgaaaATCTTCTTATGATGTCCAAAAACAatatcgcagaataaataaattcctaaattaTCTGAGAACATGAtatgttactttaaaatgtaagatacatatgtagtttaataaaattagcCATATACTTGAAAATTCACATGCAACATCAGCGAAACCTTTCGTAACAGAGCATTTTTAATTGATGTGATAGgtcattacaattatttacatttacgtTTATGGAATGTACTTTTAAATGCAACGTAATGCTGCTTGTTCTTCAATAACATCAATAAATATGACTATATATTTTGATAACGAATAAgtagttttgaatatataaatagttttatattaatgaaagatcaTATTTTAGCTAATCACTTTACATTAACTTGTCAGTGCTTTACAGTAGAGACTTGAGTAAGCCTTGGAACTTGTTGCCAGTCGTAATGCTAAAACCCGCAGTGATGCCAACCACAGAAACTCAAACTTCAACCATTTGCATAGACTTTACATGCGGTTAGGCTAACATACCCTGTCTCGCTGTGAACTACTTTAAGAAAATTCCTACGAGCTATTTTGATTTTGCACACAATTTCCATGAGCGGGAGGGTGAAATAGGTACTAATACTGACTCTAGGGATTAGTGTTAACCctctgtgtgtttgtgtgtactCGGAGTGTTACACAAGCCAAACACTTTGACATTAGTGTTTAAACAAATAAGTCGTAGGTCTCCTTTCCTAAATTATTAGGAATGGGTTTGTTACGCGGCCATGTTAAATTAGGAGAAGAGAGTTTAGGATGTTACAGCCGATTTCGGGGATGGAAgtttatttgttctttttaaattcataactcTTTGAGATAACATAGCTGAAtacaaaaggaagaaaaaaaattgttgatttcgtCTCGTGAAATGAAGTAAGAACTTTAGGTATTTTGTGATAAGGTCCATATAAAAACTTAAAGTTCTTACATCAGGTAGATTAGTTTATAGTTCAGggattaatatttttcattttttttaaaacgataAGAAAACGTACCTCAAAACAAGTAATTTTCTTGAATtcaatgcaattaaaaatacGATTTCCTTAAAtcataaggaattaaaacatgcATGTTGTAAAaggttgaattatttatttttactagtttttataCCTAATTGATAGGCCATGTATGCCAAATAGCAGTTCTCTAATTATTCGTTTTTGcaaattatgtttacaaatgatatgaaataaaatgtctcTTGAAGAAAATGTCTCtagaatttaattgttgaatgtTGCATAACTCTCACCACCTAAAAGATGGTCCGAAAAGTACATGGTTTGATATTTAAATCTTCTGTCGTTTATAAccaatgacattttatttctgtacgcgtaaatcaaataaataaagtatagacgagtaaataaaacctttactaataaatgtaaatttaccgTTACTTGGAAATATATCACGTCATTATAATTCAATCAGTTAGAGTGATATAATTGAATTAAGTTTATGTTACGTTGTAAAACCACGATACAAGTGCTTTACAGGTTAAATGGTAGTAATACCATTTAACTACCAAATGGTATTGGTATATACAATTTACAGGTAAGGCAACTGAGGTTAGATACTTGAAGCGGCTTGTCATCGCTAAAGCTGCTAAAACTTGATGACATAATCATACTCCAACACGACGGCTGTTCCTGTCAGGAGAGTTAATTGAGTTGAATACAATTTCTGTATTCCAGATAATAGATATTCAATAAGCCTACTATCTTCTATAATAAGTTGGTGTATACGTAACGCGACTATATTCacctatattacattatattttgtagtatagatgtcaaaacgatgtaaagaattcattttgagcTTAATCGCCAATctcttttggatctcttcggacgaacatggctccagatttcaggagtcaagtgaGAGtgacagatttcagacgctgcattgagggaaaggtgaactggagcaaactcaacattacattggttcaacccttcccaccatagctaagttatgttTAGAAAACTCGATTACTCCACCGTGCTTAAAGATTGTGTCTGTCACATCGTAGTAAACtccattgtgcacctgatgagacaatgcgactacctcttcacctagatcatactatattttgtagtccatgtgtctctgacgtcgaaacattataaaatgaactctttgcagTGCTTCTTCATAACTGGAGCTACATCCCCAGTACATTAAGGTTGATGTTGGTAAAATGCTGGAAGTAATTCTCGTTTAGATAACttattttgaaagcatattacaGGATCCATAATTTCCCAAAATACCCTCATCCTTTCTCTTTGGTTTTCACCCTttcattattgaaacaaaaatgctATACTTCTATGAAATGGACTGTTACTATACAAGTAATGCAGCGAATTGTGAAGAGCTGACCACAACTGACAGGTTTCAAAGGACCGTTTCAACACTTTAATATCGAGGGAACAAAggtaatacatataataaaaaaacgaaTTAATTACTTGATGCTACCACTATGAGGACACTGTTATCACTTAATACGTATttgtttttccaatattttttataataaaaggaaCTTTGTTTCGTTTATAAATAGacacatataacaataaattatttcattcacaAAGTATTGCGACCTTTCACCTCTTCGCATTGATATGTTAGAGTTCAAATACTTAACCACAGCTGATGAGTTGAATGCCATCTGGGAGATGGAAAGAGATAAGATTAAATTAATCCTCATTCAAAACGTTCCATCCTTAAGAACTCATTAATTTATCTTTACAAGCTGTTTCGAAACAAAGTCAATAATTAAACCTACAATTCAtcattttcagatattttattttaatattattgcattaaacCACATGGAAATGTACTATTTATGGTTACCCTTGAGTTATTAAATCTATgtgtaacataaattaaattttattaaatattttctttatattttgtatataatttactaGCATAATTTACATTGATTgtgtgttgttgttttgttataatgaaaaaaaattaaacatataattaattcacaaaatgtttttattaaatttaaaaatacagtttcgGAAATCTAACACTTGCCTAAGCGACAGTTCCTTCAATATCAGCTGACTGAGTCGTCAACCACTGTATGATACCACGTGACgcattttgtattttcaatttccaACGTCACGATTGCCACTTTCCAATCAACTGTTGGAATACACAAAGAAAACAACTCTACTTCCTAAAAGTAAATAATACGCTGACTTTGTTATTTGGTGAACATGTATTGTATTTGGTTCtgtgaaatttgttataaacttgcTTTTTTCTCGTGAAATAGTTCACAAACTGATAATAAGGACTGTTATTAATTGATTtcgtttattttgataatagttttgatgtagtttattgttcgtaatgtaatgttttttgttcttcCTATTACATAaccttgtcttgtttgtgtttatgttttgattgtttacgtTTTTGTAGATTCTTATGATGCAAACATGTTCCACTTGTGAAAATGCTTTCACTGATGATAGTGCTCATGTTCTACATGATCACGGTTATAATCAGACAGCAGTAATATCTACAGGCATTCCAAACTCCCGAAACTCTGAGGACAAAGAAAGTAATGACGGCATCCACTGGCAAACAGTGACTGGTTCATTCAAAAGACCTAGGAAATTGGTTTCGAACGGTCCCGACATATCGAAGAAATTGTGTTCAAACCCAAGTAGCTTCTCATTAACTACAAATAATCGTTTCGATGCTATTGGAGGGTCAAATACGATGGATGAGAGCACCACAGCGACGCCGCCGTCTCATGTTGGCGAGGATAAACCACCTCCGATCTTCGTACTCAACGTTGTAAACGTTAAGAGCATGATAACCGCTATTGAAACTGTTATCCCAAATGACAACTACACATTTAAATCCCTCagccaaaacaaattcaaagttaatacaaCAACTATTGACGGTTATCGGAAGCTGGTGCACAAACTAAAAGAGTTGCAGGTCACCTTTCATACCAACCAAATCAAAAGAGAGAAAACATATcgcgtggttttaaaaaatatgcacttttcCACTGATGTTGCGGACATTAAGATGCTATTGAATCCTGTGGGTTCCAGGTTCGCAACGTAATGAATATGAGACAGCATAAAACCAAAGCACCTCTTTCAATGTTCTTTGTTTATCTGGAACCAAATCCgtgtaacaaagatatatttaatatcgagTACCTCCTTAATGTAAAAATTACCTTTGAACCACCGCTCAGGAAATCCGAGATCGTTCAGTGTAAGCGATGTCAAAGTTATGGACACACCAAAACGTATTGCTGGCACCCTTACAGGTGCGTTAAATGTGGCCAGAACCATGACACACGGGCATGGTTGAAATCCAGTGATACCCCACCCACCTGCGCTCTATGTGAGGGGAACCACCCGGCGAACTACAAAGGTTGTTATGTGTACCgcgaacttaaacaaaaatcgttTCCCCCGATCAGACCCAAAGTAGCTGAAAGTAAAACTCATGATCAATCACCTCGGGGAGCCCAAGAAGTGGTAAGACCTCCCAGTCCATCCACTGTTCGAATCCTGCCGGGACGGTCATATGCACAGGTGGCATCCAACTCGATGTCTGAAGATAACAGTACTCAAAACGCTTTAAGTAAAACACTTAACGACTTTTtcagcaaatttgaaaaaataatgatacaacaggCTGAACAGATAGGTACTTTAATGAACCTATTGTCTTCCGTCATTTCGaagctaaaatgaataatttttatagaatagcacTTTGGGACGCCAATGGCTTGAGCAACCATACTCaagaggttaaaatatttcttggtctTCATAAAGTTGATATTATGCTTATCTCCGAAACTCACTTCACATATATGacacatttcaaaattcatttttactctCTGTATCACTGTAATCATCCAGATAATACTGCTCATGGTGGTAGTgcggtattagttaaaaatagtataaaacaccaTGCCATACCtacttataagtataattatattcaagctTCCAGTGTTGTGATTGAAGACTGGTCAGGTCCACTCACGGTATCTTCTGTGTATACCCCTCCTCGTCATAACGTTTCATACCAGCAATACAGCGATTTCTTCAAAACCTTGGGTTGTAGATTTATTGCGGGGGGTGACTTTAATGCGAAACACACCATGTGGTGCTCTCGGCTGTGCAATCCCAGAGGCCGTAATCTCCTCAAGACTATCAacgacaataactatcaatatttttctacgggagaaccgacttattggcctactgatcccttaaaaattcctgatttgcttgatttcttcgtgactaaaggtatttcccaaacgtacacacgtgtagaatcttgtcttgatttatcctcagaccattctccattgatcTTCACTTTAAGTTAATCTGCCATTACTACAGAGGGTCCACTGCGGTTAAGTTCTAAATATACTGACTGGGACCAATTTCGATCTCTTCTTGATGAAAACTTGCATTTTACACGTTTCCTTGAAGACAAATAGTGAAATAGatgaagctgttgaattgtttaacaggacagtccagaagtgtgcttggcaatcaacgccgtatcaacgaaatggaaccactaatggcctgaactaccctcttagcatcaagaaaaagattgctcaaaaaagaagacttcgtaggatttggcaaaattccaggaatcctcgtgataaaaacaacttcaatagAGCGGCGCGGGATTTGAAACGTTTGTTATCTAACTTCAATAATGAAAGGTTTCAGGTTTTTACTGCAAGTCTAACTCCTACAGAAGACACGAAATATTCAATGTGGAAAACTACTAAACACATGACTAGTCCAAGAGTGCCGATTCCTCCGATTATCTTGCCAGGTGGTTGCTGGGCCAAGAACAACAAGGAGAAAGCTGAAGTATTCGCTACGCACTTACGCGATGTGTTCAAGCCCAGTGACTCAGCTCAAGCTCCTGACCcagaaattgaatacttattagaatcacctacccaactatcacttcctgttcagccctctgaagtaactgaaataattgtgaaacaattgaagccgtacaaagctcctgggtgtgacctcattacaggaaggattttaaaagaactgccgaggaaagctattatgtttttgacttttgtctTCAACGCAATATTGAGAATTGAGCATTTCAATTGAGCAGCACAGTGGAAATTATCGGAAATTGTCATGGTAGCTAAACCTGGGAAGCCTCCACATCAGGTTAGTTCTTATAGGCCCATAAGTCTATTGCCTGtgacttcaaaagtttttgagaagctttttctaaaacgatttcagcaagttattgatagcggcaaccttatccccaaccatcagtttggtttccgccagaagcactctaccattgagcagattcatcgtgtggtcaatgtagtgaaggaagatctggaagcaaaaagatactgcttttcttgatatcagtcaggcttttgataaagtttggcatgagggtctcctctataaattaaaactaattgttcctcattctttctttaatgtcatcaagttctatttgtcaaacaggttttttcgAGTCAAATTTCAAGACGAATACTCCGACCTCCACAAAATTGAGGCGGGCGTTCCACAAGGCAGTGTATTGGGTCCAATCTTCTACACCCTCTTCACATCTGACATACCTGTACGAGCCGATGTCACCATGGAcacctttgctgatgataccgctaTACTAGCCTCTCATGAAGTCCCAGGAACTGCATCCCAACGACTACAATCTGAGCTGGATGACTTGTCGGAGTGGCTTGTGAGATGGAGGATGAAGGTTAATGAAACCAAGTCcactcatgtaactttcacaacaaggcctgctaactgcccacctgtctctcttaataatgtcctcctcccccaatctgaaaaagtgaaatatctgggtatgcatctagaccgaagactaacttggcgttctcatatctggcacaaaagattatttttaaactcaaaattcaaaaaaatatcctggcttttaaacaagaggtcgaaattatcattaagaaataagttgttagtatacaaggtgattttgaaacctgtttggacttatggtatacagctttggggtacagccagtaactccaacatcgaaattctccaacgttttcagtccaaagtccttcggaacatcctggaagctccgtggtatataactaatcaattaatacatcaagaaaccaaaattcccacagtaaaagaggaaataactcgctacatcaagaagtaccaagacaagctgtattctcatccgaactaccttgcgatgaacctgttggataatagtgcgtcagttacacgtctgaagagacactcaatcctggacttacctcttaggttctaatttcaaactttcttgtttatttgtgttatctctatcgctggatagagtctaactcgtgttaatttattattttatctaatttacttattgttctaagaatgtctgaacagattgtaaataaaattgtcaaaaaaaacttCCTAAAAGTGCCATCAAAGCTATTGATCTTGCATGGtctcaaaataattaatccaactttgtatttaaaattgtggtGGATTCTGCAGGTTGTTTctttgtagaaaaaataaaacaaatttgttatttaatacagaaaatttattatgaatacagCATAAACAATTCTCTTTTAGAtaacaaaaaccttttttatctaaaataaacaaacgacttttattagtaaacaataaagCGGCTAATAAAACAAGGTAAACAAAGCTAAGAACACTAATATAACAGTATTTACTGGTGAACTAACTTCAATTCTTTATATCCAGAAAGGAATTATTGCTGACTggcagttaattttaaaatagaaactcatagctaattattttataatgtcctTTTCAAAACTAAACGTTTTCTTGATTTAAGAAGTGAAAGAGCAACTTACTGCGAAAAAGTAAATAATTGGCTATTAAATCTCACACGCCCACATCCGATGAAATGCCTAGACTAAAACCGTTATCAAAATCATCACAGTGTACTCTGTGTATTATGATACTATGGGATttttcattcataggtattaagTATTTGGGGTACACGTTTTAATCATacactgttattaaaaaaaaaaacaaaaaacttaagtAGGTTCTACAGTTTTCAAGTATATACTGCccgtatttgtatttttttggggggggggggaagtgcTTACAGATTATGTGTagctaacaataaataaatcacgtTTTTATGCTTTAGGAGCTAAGAAGGTTCAATAAGAGGATAACTTTTTTGACTTCAAATACCTATATATCATATACATGGATTAGCCCTTTTGATGCCAGGCATTTTTCGCAATGCCATCTGTAAAGTGCCATAGCCATTTCGCTATGTGCTACTCAGTAGTGCCAAGCCATAAAACAGCTTTTTGACATACAATAGAGAAAACATGCATAACTCTCTTATGGCACATCATAGactaacacttttttatttgtttttatgtaaaattatgggtaataatatgataacaaatttttttacataaacataattatatcagaaaatgttttaaaaatttcacattttttatttttttttttagtttgaaattaaaaacatcacttttatttaattttttgtcagGGAATATTAGTCATGcatttgacaatatttttgatAGTAACAAACTATCTGAAACAGGTTTACATTAAagcaaatcaaattaatttagtgcccattttaattgttttatacactataaaatatttatataagttcaaTTGTTACTTGTGAGCTGTTGCCAGGATAAATACATAAAGAAGTTCCGTGAAATTTCAtcataactttgtaaataatttgtctatatgtaactatttataataaaataatgtcttgttAGAAAAAACGcaatacagtttatatacatatttacaatataattggttttatttaattaattaattaatttattattacttccaacggtacaacgccatttaacatatttacaaaaattacagacttctaagatgactatattaaattaaagctagaaaaatagaaCATCACATTGTATACACAACAACAACACAGCAATCAGCATAACAAATAATCATAAGGCAAAGTAGTAACAACAATAGTTTGAcgccaaaaattatttaacattcatagcAGGAATGTAACTAATCAATAacaagtatcaataataaataggtcaagaataacaatgataacaatcaaatataaggtaaccattgcaataaactgtcagacaaaacaaaccacttgaaaatcaacatgataatagaatataaaataataacagaattataatatgtagaggataatatatatatatatatataacagaactataatatgtaggaaaataatatacaattaaacattacgaggtaaaacaacataaacaacataagaataataacaagtacgtgcactgatgaactcatgtcaacaccctggagcacctccacttaaaggacaaccaagagccctggaagaaatccaacccagCGCAGACCAATCCCCCAGTACGCTGCATCCTCGCCAAACCACAGTTGCTAGCATAACTAGTTGGCCGGTATACTCTTCCAAACACTGCCTTTGATCTAGTTCCTCTAGGAATGTAGAAGTTTACTTGACGAAGGAGGTCAGGACAATCCAACTTGCCATTAACCAACTTGTAAAGAAGCTGAAGATCTTGCAATTGACGTCTAGTGTGAAGAGGATGCAGGTTGAATCTCAGCTCCAATTCTTCAATTGGAGTCGTCAGGTAGCCATAGCCCATTCGAACGCCCAACACCCTCAAAAAACGAAGCTGAACTCGGTCCAAGTAGTCGATATGGGTAATAAGATGAGGGGACCAGATCACTGAACCATACTCAAGGACCGGGCGAACGAGAGACTTGTAGAGGATCAGGAGCGACTGGGGTGACCTGAAGCTCCAAGTCGATCTCATGATGAATCCCAAGAGGGAGTAAGCTCTTGATACAACACCATCAATATGCTCCAAAGGGTCGAGTGTAGAGGTGAAAACAACTCCAAGGTCCTTAACACTGTTCATTCTTCTCAGCACCAATCCATTGATGCGGTAGTCAAAGATATATGGAAATTGACTACGAGAAAAAGACACCACTTCGCACTTGGAGACATTCAGCTCCATAGAATTGGCAGCACACCGCGTTTCAATCCTGGTGAGGGACCGCTGGAGAACCTGCTGATCGAACGTAGAGTGAACCCTGGTGTAGATCTTTAATTGATATATTCAAACGTTGTAAGGGCATCGATGTTGGGGAAGGCAGTGCAAGTGACACCCTAGTTTGTTTTCACTTTACTTAAACAGTATTTGCACGTCTTCTTTTCCCTTCAGGGTTATTTTTCCACTGCATACGCTGAAATTCTTTTCCTTAGCTccaaaataccaaaaaaatactTATACCGGCTGCGCAGTATAATTTTTACCGAAAGCCGATGTCATCGGCCCGCGGCACTTCTCGCAACAAGTAAGCAGGCCGATGTCATCCGCCCGTGGCACTAAAAGGGTGGATTAATGTTATTCGAAATTGATTGGCGGAGTGTCAACGAAGGAAACAGAAGACAGGCTCCTTCTGTCTGTATGTATATcggtttttaatgattttaaaacctaattacgGCATGAACTTTGAACTGTAATGAAGCTTCGATACGATGACG
This window harbors:
- the LOC124372054 gene encoding uncharacterized protein LOC124372054, giving the protein VHSTFDQQVLQRSLTRIETRCAANSMELNVSKCEVVSFSRSQFPYIFDYRINGLVLRRMNSVKDLGVVFTSTLDPLEHIDGVVSRAYSLLGFIMRSTWSFRSPQSLLILYKSLVRPVLEYGSVIWSPHLITHIDYLDRVQLRFLRVLGVRMGYGYLTTPIEELELRFNLHPLHTRRQLQDLQLLYKLVNGKLDCPDLLRQVNFYIPRGTRSKAVFGRVYRPTSYASNCGLARMQHIELDATCAYDRPGRIRTVDGLGGLTTSWAPRGTAVVLEYDYVIKF